The following are encoded together in the Syngnathus scovelli strain Florida chromosome 12, RoL_Ssco_1.2, whole genome shotgun sequence genome:
- the bag2 gene encoding BAG family molecular chaperone regulator 2, with protein sequence MAQAKIQAKLNDASSGKFNRTMSMADRAGQLLSNLDQLEIRVETLRETASAMEQERECILEMIQTLQNSQEMHNISAGEKEELTLTADRLMGRTLSVEINVGTIRNSQQEEALRKATSIIDEIVKKLLDNMAESRQRLLALHSACLTDVPPVPIDEKFQAIVIGCALEDQKKIKRRLEMLLRNVGNAEKNIKIMDHQKLEESKRNGSQ encoded by the exons ATGGCCCAAGCCAAAATACAAGCGAAACTCAACGATGCATCTAGCGGCAAGTTCAACAGAACTATGTCCATGGCGGACCGAGCCGGACAGCTTTTGTCGAATTTGGATCAGTTGGAGATAAG GGTGGAGACTTTACGCGAAACAGCCTCCGCCATGGAGCAGGAAAGGGAGTGCATCCTGGAAATGATCCAAACCTTACAGAATAGTCAAGAAATGCATAACATCAGTGCCG GAGAGAAAGAAgagttgactttgactgcagacCGATTAATGGGCCGCACATTGTCAGTTGAGATCAACGTGGGCACCATCAGAAACAGCCAGCAAGAGGAGGCTCTGCGCAAGGCCACGTCCATCATTGACGAAATCGTGAAGAAGCTGCTGGACAACATGGCTGAATCGAGGCAGCGGCTCCTCGCTTTGCACTCGGCCTGCCTGACGGACGTGCCGCCCGTGCCCATCGACGAGAAGTTTCAGGCCATTGTGATCGGTTGTGCTCTGGAGGACCAGAAAAAAATCAAGAGGAGGCTGGAGATGCTGCTGAGGAACGTTGGAAATGCCGAGAAAAATATAAAGATCATGGATCACCAAAAATTAGAGGAGTCAAAAAGAAATGGCAGTCAATAG